From Effusibacillus pohliae DSM 22757, the proteins below share one genomic window:
- a CDS encoding ABC transporter permease: MKRKSLLLCVLLLLPSILFLFAFEVLPALNLLASSFTGKEGGFTLEHYQKVLFSKFYIQSMKNSLVLSLFSSFVGLLIGTLTAYGMFRSGENVRKWITTFISITVNFAGVPLAFAFMVILGSNGIVTILFSRLFGINIYDTGFTLYGSVGLSLAYVYFQIPLATLLMFPAFFAIRKEWEEAALILGAGPAQFWWKIGLPLITPALLGTAGILFANAMGAYATAYALTTGIFNILPLRLSRLIAGEVSYEPQLASAIAIILAFIMIGGLWLNQWMLKRYKGTGA; the protein is encoded by the coding sequence ATGAAAAGAAAAAGCCTACTCTTGTGCGTGCTTCTGTTGCTTCCTTCGATACTCTTTTTATTTGCCTTTGAGGTATTGCCTGCACTTAACCTCCTTGCTAGTAGTTTTACTGGCAAGGAGGGGGGCTTTACCCTCGAACATTATCAAAAGGTTCTTTTCAGCAAGTTCTATATCCAGTCGATGAAAAACAGCTTGGTGCTTTCTTTGTTCTCATCATTTGTTGGTCTTTTGATCGGAACTCTTACTGCATACGGTATGTTCCGAAGTGGAGAAAATGTTCGTAAATGGATTACCACTTTTATCAGTATTACGGTTAACTTTGCCGGAGTTCCGCTTGCTTTTGCCTTTATGGTGATTTTGGGGAGTAATGGTATCGTAACGATCCTTTTTTCCCGGTTGTTTGGAATCAATATTTACGATACCGGGTTCACCCTGTATGGCAGTGTCGGTCTTTCTTTAGCGTACGTTTATTTTCAAATTCCTCTGGCAACGTTGTTGATGTTCCCGGCCTTTTTCGCTATCAGAAAGGAATGGGAAGAAGCGGCATTGATTCTGGGGGCTGGTCCTGCGCAGTTCTGGTGGAAAATTGGTTTGCCACTGATTACACCCGCTCTGCTGGGAACGGCAGGCATCCTGTTTGCCAACGCCATGGGTGCCTATGCAACCGCCTATGCGTTAACAACTGGTATCTTTAACATATTGCCGCTGCGACTTTCCCGTCTGATTGCAGGCGAAGTAAGCTATGAACCACAGTTGGCCAGTGCCATTGCAATTATCCTGGCATTTATCATGATCGGCGGTTTGTGGCTGAATCAGTGGATGTTGAAGCGGTATAAGGGGACAGGAGCATGA
- a CDS encoding ABC transporter ATP-binding protein has protein sequence MAYVELKQLSKSYKNQHIVKGVTLSINKGEFLTLLGPSGCGKTTTLRMIAGLEDADAGEIWIAGKNVTTLSANERKIGMVFQSYALFPNMTALNNVMFGLRMQKVDKATARERSINLLHRLGLEGQENKLPNQLSGGQQQRVALARALVVEPEVLLLDEPFSALDAKIRESLRDLLKELQRDLGITTIFVTHDQDEALALSDRIAVMEKGEIVQLDKPAKIYSQPASRFVAEFVGTFNFIDAYAVESRKIKFGKFILESAEDVRIGPVTIGIRPESLKMTSDNYSSNFLEGRLTGISLRGNVVRLKCDVESKEFIIDVLNDEDTLELKIGESIRFYVNKEALVFFS, from the coding sequence ATGGCATATGTTGAATTAAAACAACTTAGTAAATCATACAAAAATCAGCATATTGTGAAAGGGGTTACTCTTTCAATAAACAAAGGGGAATTCCTTACACTTCTCGGCCCTTCCGGCTGTGGAAAAACAACGACATTGCGGATGATTGCTGGGTTAGAGGATGCAGATGCAGGTGAAATCTGGATTGCTGGAAAGAATGTAACCACTCTGTCGGCAAACGAACGAAAAATCGGCATGGTATTCCAATCCTATGCCTTGTTCCCTAATATGACTGCTTTGAACAATGTTATGTTCGGATTACGTATGCAAAAGGTGGACAAAGCAACAGCTCGCGAAAGGTCGATTAATTTGTTGCATCGGTTGGGATTGGAAGGACAGGAAAACAAACTTCCAAACCAGTTGTCAGGAGGACAACAGCAACGGGTAGCCTTGGCACGAGCACTCGTCGTCGAACCGGAAGTATTGCTCTTAGATGAGCCGTTTAGTGCACTGGATGCAAAAATAAGAGAATCTTTACGTGATCTATTAAAGGAATTACAGCGGGATCTCGGGATTACGACCATCTTTGTCACTCACGATCAAGACGAGGCGTTGGCGTTATCTGATCGGATCGCCGTCATGGAAAAGGGGGAGATTGTACAGTTGGACAAACCGGCAAAGATCTACAGCCAGCCAGCATCACGTTTTGTCGCAGAGTTTGTCGGTACTTTTAATTTTATCGACGCGTATGCGGTGGAAAGCAGAAAAATAAAATTTGGGAAATTCATACTGGAGAGTGCGGAAGATGTACGAATCGGACCGGTTACGATTGGTATCCGTCCGGAAAGTCTCAAAATGACAAGTGACAACTATTCATCCAACTTTCTTGAAGGCCGGTTGACAGGCATCAGCCTCCGTGGAAATGTCGTACGTTTGAAATGTGACGTTGAATCTAAAGAGTTTATCATCGACGTATTGAATGATGAAGATACTCTGGAACTAAAAATTGGTGAATCGATTCGTTTTTATGTGAACAAGGAAGCGCTTGTATTTTTTTCTTAA
- a CDS encoding ABC transporter permease, protein MSRKILIALIYVVVLTYLGMPILATLLFSIADKWDETVLPTTYTLHWYSLMFSDPEVLAAIGRSLLVAGATVLLNLVLFVPTFLMISLFMPSVQGVMRLLAMLPFALPGVILAVGLIQIYSKGILPIAGTFWILLFSYMVACLPYMFNAVINSIQAIDGKRLLEAAQTLGAPLPKIFTQVLIPNILPGIINGSILTFSVALGEFVLANMLVGGQFPTLQVILEKASHKDGHLSSSIVILYFLIVSMASLVLLWLMEKVFNRQADSTGYTSSNKEG, encoded by the coding sequence ATGAGTCGAAAAATCTTAATCGCGCTTATTTACGTTGTGGTGTTAACCTACTTGGGGATGCCAATTCTAGCCACTTTACTGTTTTCAATTGCCGATAAATGGGATGAGACGGTTTTGCCTACGACTTATACCCTACACTGGTATTCCTTAATGTTTAGCGATCCGGAAGTTTTGGCTGCTATCGGACGTTCACTACTGGTTGCCGGAGCGACTGTGTTGCTGAATCTGGTTCTGTTTGTTCCAACGTTCTTGATGATTAGTTTATTTATGCCCAGTGTACAGGGAGTCATGCGTTTACTCGCCATGCTTCCGTTTGCTCTACCGGGCGTGATATTGGCGGTAGGTTTAATCCAAATTTATTCCAAAGGCATCTTGCCCATTGCGGGAACATTTTGGATCCTGCTTTTTTCCTATATGGTGGCATGTCTACCGTATATGTTTAATGCTGTGATCAATAGTATTCAGGCGATTGACGGTAAACGCTTGCTGGAGGCTGCACAAACTCTGGGTGCCCCGCTGCCCAAGATCTTTACACAGGTTTTAATTCCTAACATTCTACCAGGGATCATCAACGGAAGTATTTTGACTTTCTCGGTAGCGCTCGGAGAGTTTGTGCTCGCCAACATGTTAGTCGGAGGTCAATTTCCGACCCTCCAGGTTATTTTGGAAAAGGCATCCCATAAAGATGGACATCTATCAAGCTCAATCGTTATTCTCTATTTTCTAATCGTAAGTATGGCATCGTTGGTACTGCTTTGGCTCATGGAAAAAGTATTCAACCGTCAAGCGGACAGTACCGGATACACGTCAAGTAACAAGGAGGGCTAA
- a CDS encoding glycerophosphodiester phosphodiesterase has translation MIIAHRGASVDAPENTLAAFKLAIEQGAQGVEFDVHLTSDKKLCVIHDHTLERTTNLTGPVFAKTMNELQNADAGSWKHPRFRGEKVPEMEEVLSLYTEGTFVNLEIKNGPIFYEGIAKIVSEKILPWKNNLRFLISSFDHKVLEEVYRADPTLPLGILFEARLYNLLSYIRSLPFPVYSCNVWHHYVTPAFVDALHREGIAVYTYTVDKMEDVERMASAGVDGIITNVPGTLVRMGGLVKK, from the coding sequence ATGATTATTGCACATCGGGGTGCCTCAGTCGATGCTCCAGAAAACACGTTGGCTGCCTTTAAACTTGCAATTGAACAGGGAGCGCAGGGTGTTGAATTTGACGTGCATTTGACATCTGACAAAAAATTGTGTGTCATACATGATCATACATTGGAGCGTACAACCAACCTAACCGGTCCAGTTTTCGCAAAAACGATGAACGAACTGCAAAATGCGGATGCCGGGAGTTGGAAGCACCCGCGGTTTAGGGGGGAAAAAGTACCGGAGATGGAGGAAGTACTTTCCCTATATACGGAAGGCACTTTTGTTAATCTAGAGATAAAAAACGGCCCCATATTTTATGAGGGGATTGCCAAGATTGTTTCCGAAAAGATTCTCCCGTGGAAAAACAATCTTCGTTTCCTGATCTCTTCCTTTGACCATAAAGTGCTGGAGGAGGTGTATCGTGCGGACCCTACGCTCCCGCTCGGGATCTTGTTTGAAGCGAGGCTTTACAATTTACTCAGCTATATACGATCGCTTCCTTTTCCCGTATACTCCTGCAATGTTTGGCACCATTACGTAACACCTGCGTTTGTTGATGCTCTGCATCGAGAAGGAATCGCCGTGTACACCTATACGGTAGATAAAATGGAGGATGTCGAGCGGATGGCAAGTGCAGGTGTTGATGGTATCATTACCAATGTTCCAGGAACACTGGTAAGAATGGGAGGGTTAGTTAAGAAATGA
- a CDS encoding extracellular solute-binding protein, with protein sequence MEKKWTKKLLIPSLVSIMALVSACGGGGGTANSGTPAAGTGSGQAADYDKLTSEQLAEKIKSEGSIVSYGMPDTWANLGEIWKGFTTKYGISHTDTDMSSAEELAKFEAEKDKPVADVGDVGITFGPQGKERGVLMAHKNKYWNEIPDWAKDPDGYWAAEYTGTIAFLVNTKKVKNVPKTFDDLLKPEYKGMVSIDDPTRSAQAKAGVLAAAFAHGGNESNIQPGIDFFKKLFKAGNYKPLEVNIANIQKGEIGIGIVWDFNALNWKDQLKMDEITVVIPSDGTVSIPYVAVINKYAPHPYTAKAFNDYLFSDEAQIAYAKGFARPIRNVRLPDDVAKKLLPAEAYASAKNLKDFKKWDETASKTLPSLWEEQVLPEQK encoded by the coding sequence ATGGAGAAAAAATGGACGAAAAAGTTGTTGATTCCCTCTTTGGTTTCGATCATGGCTTTAGTAAGCGCCTGTGGCGGAGGGGGAGGCACAGCAAACTCCGGTACTCCTGCAGCAGGTACTGGAAGTGGACAGGCGGCGGACTACGACAAGCTGACTTCTGAGCAATTGGCAGAAAAAATCAAATCTGAAGGGTCGATCGTAAGTTACGGAATGCCAGACACTTGGGCTAACCTGGGGGAAATCTGGAAAGGTTTCACAACGAAATATGGCATTTCCCATACGGATACAGATATGTCCAGTGCTGAAGAATTGGCCAAGTTTGAGGCTGAAAAAGACAAGCCTGTTGCCGATGTTGGTGATGTTGGAATCACGTTTGGTCCTCAAGGAAAAGAAAGAGGAGTCTTGATGGCCCACAAAAACAAGTACTGGAACGAGATTCCGGATTGGGCAAAAGATCCAGATGGGTATTGGGCTGCTGAGTATACCGGTACAATCGCGTTTCTGGTAAACACAAAAAAGGTAAAAAATGTTCCAAAAACCTTTGACGACCTGCTGAAACCGGAGTACAAAGGAATGGTTTCCATTGATGATCCAACCCGATCCGCACAGGCAAAAGCCGGCGTGTTGGCAGCGGCTTTTGCCCATGGTGGAAATGAGTCCAATATTCAGCCGGGTATCGATTTCTTCAAAAAATTATTCAAAGCAGGTAACTATAAACCGCTTGAAGTAAATATTGCAAATATACAAAAAGGCGAAATCGGCATCGGAATCGTTTGGGATTTCAATGCACTGAACTGGAAAGACCAATTAAAAATGGATGAGATTACGGTTGTCATTCCAAGTGATGGAACCGTAAGCATTCCTTACGTCGCTGTAATTAACAAATACGCACCACACCCGTATACCGCAAAAGCATTTAACGATTATCTTTTCAGTGATGAAGCACAAATCGCTTATGCAAAAGGTTTCGCACGCCCGATCCGTAACGTAAGACTTCCTGACGACGTAGCAAAAAAACTGCTTCCAGCTGAAGCTTATGCATCCGCAAAAAACTTAAAAGACTTCAAAAAATGGGATGAGACTGCTTCCAAAACCCTACCTAGTTTGTGGGAAGAACAGGTTCTTCCGGAGCAGAAATAA